Genomic DNA from Anthonomus grandis grandis chromosome 5, icAntGran1.3, whole genome shotgun sequence:
GTAGGAGTATAAAAGATTCCTTTTAAAGATATTCCAAACTGTAAGATGGCTAATGTGTAAGGTGTGAGTAATCTTTCTAGTGCTTGTAGGTAGGGCTTTCCTCGATTTTATTGAGCACCTGTTCTTCCAATTGAGAAGTAACTCCGATATCTGTTTTCAGCGGTAAGTTTATAAGGCTGACGCTTTCTCTTAGACGATGATGTAAACGAGTAAAATAGAGTGATGGGAATAACGCGATTAGAATAAAGTTTAGCATAAATACGCATGGCTTTTTGTGCGTTGGCAGAAGCTAGTCCATAAACAAAGTGCATATCATGCAATTATACATTGCTAAGGTTGTAACGTTTATGAAAACAATCACTTGCTTTTGGTggcaaacaaataattttttttaggcagaAGAAGAATgagataaaaatattccaattttaatgcatataataaaaaagcttttaataaatgctgaaaatagagttgttaaataaatataatataaatataatacttGATTAAGATAATTAGATTTAGGGGTTATGGCTATGCAcaataatggtttttatttttttatacgaaAACCGTGCATCACGCGCAAAATTACCAAGAGAACGGATATGctctaaaagaaacaaaaaaagttttttttttcaaatttaccacTCTGTAGTGTAAAATCTGTGTAGGACATATttacatagaattttttttgcttgatGTCGTCCAAGAAGCACGCtgctgaattttgtcgcaatattaaaaaaacccatTGTACaccatgaaaataaaaaaatattatacctgcAAGTGCCTTGGCATAATACAAATCGAAttattttatgacaaaaatttacttttgacCCCTCCGATATGCATAAACCTTTTTTAGTATCGGTCACCGTGTTGTTTCTTCTATTTTGAGAAACTTTCTTTCactgcaaaaaaaatgaaactgtCGGAATCGTACTAtagaatttggaaaaaacaatATGGTAAAtttggttttcttttaaatttctaaatttattttattaattttaatttcttacccCAAAACTCGAGaacttttaatctttttattttatttgttttaccaTACCAGATAATCATACACccttaaaaaactataataatctATATTGCTCGGTATTTtcgccttaaaaaaataaaatgcgtCCAAAAATAGTCAAGATGCATGAAAGTCATATAAACATTTCCGTAATTGCAATGACTAGTAGGTATGTGACAAACACAGGTCGGGATATTAATCACTTCAGAATTTTTTACCGGTTTTGCACTGACACGCGTATGCAAAGTTGTAAAGAAACACTTCTCAGTCCCCGTAATGCATatccaattatttaaaatattttgcagagtcatgttttaaaaaaataaggggTGACTATTTTTCTGCATTCATATACAGCTTGTCAAATATTTCCAGAGAAGTGATTGAGAATCCTATTATGATTTGCTCTGAACCACAGCCAAATTCGACATTACGAGTTTTTAGCCATTATTTCGTGCATTTTTGAGAGCGACTTACTTGTATAGTCGGCTACAAAATGTATAGTGTTTATATACCTTTTGTTTATCTGCTGTATTTGCagaaaattcttattattagtTAAGATTTCAGCGAAACAAGATGGACaaatagtagaaaaaaaataatacataaacCTATACTTgctaaatttgtcaaaaaatatatacatacatacataaaaaacctttattacTCAACATGCTTCTGTAAAGTTTTCACTAGTGCGGCACACACAtcaactatttttgaaaaattgctaaaaatcgGAGAGTTAGTGCCAGTCTTTTCTTAGGTGGAATTGCTTCTCGAAAGtttcttgaatttttacaaatttttccactGATTTTACCAAGTAGAAATACAAAATCTATAGGGGatattgtacaaaaattaatgaactGCCCCAGATCTTTTCTTAAATCAATGAAAAGGTTCAATCGCCTATATTTATCCCGACTTTGATAAACTTTTGACAtataatgttttcttttcgGTTTTTTTTAGTTGCGTTTAATCCCGCAATAATTATAAAAGCCGATGCCGCTATAATTTTgtcacacatttttttttcgaaatacaCAAACCAAAAACCGATTAAAGTCGAAGCCAAGCGAACAGCGAACTTTCTGCAATCGTTTCAGATTTGCTTACTGGTTAGAAGAAACGAATTGCAGCCGAACGAACCCAAAAACTTCGTTGTTCGGCTTTTGTTCGTTTAAAGTTTATTCCCTCAGTGAGTACGCACCTTTAGCGAGATTATAGAATGGGACATTTTGAGCAAATTACTATAATTAATCAAAATCatagataaaaaaacaattaattaatcaaaatcCCAATACTTCTCGTACTCCTAGCTATTGGTCAGCTAAGTCTATTTACGCGGATAGATGTAGACTTTGCAAAGTAGACGAACATGCTTTGAAATAAAACGATCCCTTCAGAAACTCCAACAGGCCTTCAAGCAAAAAAGTAAAGATTGaaccaatgttttaaaaaacacaccagaggagaaaaaaataatagtttattataaGTGGCAGCCAAGGCCCCTGACGAATCCGGAGCCTCTTGAAGCAAAAATTATGAAGAGAGAAAGAGAAATcctcaattattttaaatattgtaatattcTGACGTAATAGTTTAAGTGTAAATTAACGAAATCGGTGCAAAAAAATTACCAACTAATTTATTACACATGGACACAATAAACACAATTACTACTTATGTACatcgtatttattttataaaaatcatttggcaTTTATTTCCTACtaattatttcgatttaaaagtccTCTTTGTGTTCTGTGTTGGTTTAGTCGCTCGCTACCAACGGAGTAGTGCAGTTCGATGCCTTTTTAACGGGAGAAAAATTACGATATGCTAGCCATGCTATGTCAAACACTCAAtttattttctcatattttctGCCGCAAAGCGAAATAAAACTAGTATTCTGTtacataaaatgtaatttagaagtattttatttattttagaatttattaatgaaaaaataaaataaataaaaatgtcggCAAAAAAGTCTATTTTAAATGGTCttggttttaaataatttaaattatttgatggTATCTTTGAGGTATCCCTaaaggaaaaaatcattaagggataaatctggagatctaAGAGGCCATCAAATAAACCCTAGCGTGCTAATGCGACGTGTAGGAATAATTTCGTCCCTCAGAAGGTTAAGGTATTTTTGGGCATTTAGATTGCCATcattttattaccaatttagttTCCTAAAATACCAGTCCATACATTAACCTTCTGAGGGTACTACGTACATTTTGCGATACTCAAGTGTTTATTTTCTGTTAAGTAACCGACGGCAGCAGATGGATTGTGACAACCATGAATAGGAAAAGACGACTCGtcaatgaataaaatattttctataaatgtaGGATTTATGTGCGCTCTTTCTATCATTTCTTCACAAAATTCCATCCGTTTCACCTGATCTTCATCAAAAATTTGGGTACTGTTACAAGAAAAGTAAACCTCAGCCACACTGCAAACATTCATTTCTCGAAGTTCCCTTTCTGGCTCTAACTGTCGAGTGGAGGGGCGCAGCTACATGCAAATCCTATGACCAGTCGTTGCTTTCCATAACTCTTCCTCCTCGTTGGTCTGTCCGTTCAACAGACATCTTGAACTCGacccaaaaaatgtaaaaacccGCGAGTCCCGTCAACACCGAAGTGCGAATCTCTTTGATGTACCGCTCTCCGACCGAACGCAAGCGAAGGCGCACCGAACGTAAAATACCATTCGATTCGCCTTTGCTTTTACGTACACACTAAGTGAATCATTCGGAAGTCGTTGTTCGTTCGGAGTTTGTTCACTCAATAGCCGGCCACACACATAGAGACTTCTCTCGAGATTTAATTCGTCGCGGTTCAAGTCGTATGTTTTCGGCGGACTTGGTATGTCAGAGGTAAAAACTTTCGTTACCACTAACGTAAACACATATTTATGAACAAATCTGACAGACTTAATATGTTGCAAACAAAACCGTATGTTAGTGGATATAATCTGTACAATTATCTGCAGACTATGCCTGAAAATAAGTTTGTGGCCTCGGCAAAAGTTTTGAGAGAACGCGATCGTAAATAAGGCTactaatttttgtgtttttgtgtTTATAGGTATGTGTGAACAGGGAAGATGCCTAGCAATAAGAAAAAGATTACACTGTGTTTAGCTATGTCTGGTATGATTCTTATGGCAACTAAACATCGTACTATTAGAAAACTTAGCAAATGAGTCAAAAAATTGTTGGAAAGAGAGTCTCTAAGCCACGTACCAttattaagagaaataaaacaaaacgaaCCTAtggatttcaaaaattatttaagaatggATAGTGCAACTTTTGGTAAATTATTATCCATGGTAAAAAATGGATTAACAAAACAACACACTGCTATGAGAGAGCCAATTTCTCCAGAACAACGTCTTACAGCCACACTTCGATTTCTAGCAACAGGGAGATCTTATGAAGATCTAAAATATTCTGTAGGAATATCCGCACAAGCATTAGGATACCTTATACCGGAAACATGTGCTGTAATTTTTGAGGAATTAAAGCAAGAATATTTAAaggtaagtaattttaatattagaattcaataaacaaaaaaaatatgtttaatccTCTGTATGTATCGAAATATAGAAATTTACTTTCATTACatattagaaaatctaaaaatataataatatacaacaTTCTAATCTGTTCattaatacaaacaaaatattcaaattattatctaaatatcttgTGGACTTGAGATACTTCGAGCACTCTCAGCTTAATATGCAGCTAAATCGTTTATAATAATAGATGACTGAGAGCTTGGTTGAGGAGATGGTGTAGTTACAGGAGTACTGGAATGGTATGAATATCCTAAGTTGCTTGAAATTTCATTTGTCGGCCAAGTATTATTTATGATGGAAGTATCTACTATATCTACTGACCGAGATAGTTCTTTTAACAATCCTTTTGTTagtattttattgattagtgTTTCTGCTAAAATTTGTTGCATGgagtccattttttttaacttagctACGACATTAATCCCGATAGCTTCAAATTCATTCGGCGGCGGCAGATCAGTATTTTGTTTCAAAACTTGAGTACATGTTCTCATGAAGTCCACATGACTTTCTTGAAATgatcgtttcttttttttaattaccagCGGTTTCTCTATtactgacttttttttgtgacaCGACGGTTTGcggaaatttgaaattttactttaatttgactttaatttgaaataactagaggtagattagaaaatttttattatattcttaaataaacttttgttttcagTTTCCAACATGCAAAGAAGATTGGAGAAGTATCGCATCCGGTTTTGAATCCCGATGGAATTTTCCTAACTGTGCAGGAGCCCTAGACGGAAAGCATATCCAAATAGTACCACCACCAAGAACAGGTGCTCTgtattataactataaaaaattttatagtgttATTCTGATGGCGTTAGTGAAAGCGAATTGCGAGTTTATTTATGTTGACGTTGGAAAGCAAGGCAGAATGTCAGACAGTGCCGCTTTCGAATggacttcattttataaaaaactgcttacaggtaatttagattttctagACAACAGTGAAACTAAAGAAAATCTAAACTTTGTTATTATTGGTGATTCGGCATTCCctctacaaaataatttattaaaaccttATCCAGATAAAGATTTAACCTATAAAAGAAAGATATTCAATTATAGATTGTCTAGGGCACAAAATGTGGTAGAAAATGCGTTTGGTTTACTTGCTGCATGTTTTCGGATTTTCCACACCATTTTGGCAATGgatcaaaaaaacataattataataGTCCTAGCAGCTTGcactttacataattttttaataagaagtaGTCCGTCTTATGCAACAGCTGCCGACAAAGAAAATCTTACTACACATATAACTAAAAAATGGGAATGGCGGTCAAAAGATGTGGAACTGGTTTCCCTCTCAAAAAGGAAACATGGTAAAGCATCCATAGAAGCTAAGAATAATAGAGATAAATACTGCGAATATTTTAATCATAAAGGAAAACTTGATTGGCAAGATAAAATGATCGAAGCTGGTAAAGCATAGTAGATATTTTCTTTCTTGTTAGTtacaaaatagatatttaattaataatatgaaataaatgttGTGAACAATTATTCtctatgtattttattatttgaaacagATTTACTTACCTCCACTGAGTTATGTGTATTTTCGTCATCTTCAGTTATTTCTGAATGCTCTGTTTCAATTTCACTTTCATGTGACTGACTCTGTATCTCCAAATCTTTACTTTCAGTGCTTTGTACCGGCACTTCTTGATCACTTGTGAAGAGCAGAAGATCAAAGTACCATAAACGGGGCTCGTAAATATCATCGCTTGCTGCCCCTGCCCTTtgtgaattgaatatttttttcagttccTTTCGAAAGCATCCAcgcaaactttaaatttttttgtaaacaaaatcaCGATCTGCCTTAGGATAGACTTTTTTCGAATATTCCACCAAATTTTCATAACCTCtgttctttaaaattttgttttccataatgCCGGATGACTTTTATATATTTCGATAAATCCTGACAGAAATTCTTTTTCCATAAACCGTGTATCAATATTTTCActcatgtttattttattaaattgcaaGAGACTAAGTCGTTAAGAAAACTATGTACGTTTGTGGTTCTgaaataaagtttttgttttaaatttgaataaaataaaatgatagtATATaatccttaaaaatagatatgaATTAATAGGTTAtaactatatttatatatatatataaattatatactGATGCCACGgaacttgttttttaaaaaaactttattcaaacagaaaacataacataacataaaaagGTTAAATCGGGTAAAATGCTGAaacgttaaatataaaataatgatgtagtaatataatatgattaatatttagatttataagaaatatgataTATAACTTATATCTATATTCTTGTGTTTTGTGGTTATCAcaataatttatacatttaattataGATACGAATTTGTGTTTAGTATCCGGTTCTTTGTGATAAATATGTTAGGTTCCTGGAGGTTATTTTAGATTCCACATTCACACaaaccctttttttaaattgtatgcTCTTGATTTATCTTATTAGAACATCTCTGGAAGTATATTGACAccgtataatattttaaagtaacaTTTTATTCGTATGACTTCAGGCTTACAGTGGAAATCTATTTTCAAATCATGGACAACAATCATTCCATGATTTGTAAATATCTGTATGTAGGTATTCTATGTACACATTTCATGAAtggtttttgaaaataagtattCTATACTGGAATTGAATTGTATTGTATACTTGTCAGCATGTAAtggttttgatttaaatttatttatacatgaTTTAAtctatacatatattttaaaattaatttcaagaaacaaattaataagGTAAGACATGGacataaaaaaggttttttggttcttttcttttttttatattaatatttctttacgaaaaatttaaatgcaaaaaactaaTTGCTACAATTActtaccttttttaatattattttgaagcGCAAAAATTCACATTCACTGAGCATACAAATAGAATCAGGCATTTGAAAGAAAAACCGATATAAGTGATATAACCTAGAAAGTGGTAGTGTTTCAAGTCAAGTGTCACTTAAgtcactttaatttttaataatagttggATACATGAAGTACTCCCGTTAAAAgacaggaaaaaaatattatatataaatataaatttacaaaaaattaactgcatttatatttataaatagcGACATCCTGCAGTTACTATTTGCGTTGGTAAGTATACAATATTTCCTTACAATTTAGGATATATTATCTtccagaaattaattattaggttATTTTGTCCTATACTGAAATTAGTTAAATTTGCAAGAAAGCAATAGTTCATTTGACaccttatttaattaaaaaaaagataatatgcTGTTTTGGGATATTTTTCTTACCTATATAGCAGAACAGTTGATAAAAAATTGTTCATGTTTGTCGAGTTTGTTCTTAAATAAGTCAGTTTAAATATAACCATTTACTTCCACTTTTTACACcctttttattaaagttttcgaAACTTTTCTTCCCTAATATAATCTTGATGTaacctttttctttatttattagatttatCTGAGTAACTTTAAAGTTTCCAATTTCTaaggtttatttaaaacattttcatttcttatgttgattagcattttatttttgtaatgaaaTAATACCTTATTATTAAAGTTACTTTAGACAGTTATCTGACTGAAGAATCCTTGTAAAATACAATAGTATACAAGAGTCTCAGATGGAGTTTGAATTATATTACATTGTCTTAAACTTTGAAAagaataaattctttaaaactaGATGCAATTTAAATATGGTGTTGAATCTTAAAATGGATATACTTGAAATAATAAGTATCTTCTTTGTGTATATATTTGGGTAAGTTTAGACATATCCTCCTGGGACCTAGCgttcatttaaatggacatgccagttttatgtttccagtttcattaatttattatttaagcagcTTAGACCTCGCATCCACTACGTTGGACACTTTGGTGCTGACTCCCAGTCCGATTCGGTCGACTTTAATTTGTGCACATGTGCTGGGAAACAGTTGTTTGTTTTCTGTTGTGATGGCGGCTGCACGTGGTTCTCGTTATGATGGTATGTagcctattttttaacgttttgtaatgatttttgtgaaagtttttatttgcaaatgtttaatagacaaatttaaataacattacaataataaaaaaattaaataagttttgtattaccctaagttattcgcgtccatttaaatggacattggATCTATCtcatgcatattttaaattaactcataaaatttgttttaggaatttttggcaATCAAAGAGTGCTTCCGCCAGGggaaaatgatgaaaaattggagcaaatactaaaaatcattGGAAATGATAACTTTGACGACATTGAAATgtctgatgatgaagaagaaattcaaactatggataatttaatggggagagaagaaaaaattattaatgaagaaCTAGTAAACAGCAGtgaggaggaagaagaagaagatagaaTTCCTCTTAGTGTCCTgagagaaaacttaaaaatggccaAGCAATCTGTGGATCCTTTAAAGCGAAAGTCTTGGAGAAGAGATGATACTTTTGCacctccaaattttgaaggccccTCTAGTGAATGCAGAGCAGAGCACCGGTATGATTGGACTGCAAAATGGTATTTAGCTATGTATTTTGAAGATGAGTTATTCCAAAAAGTGTGTGATTGCACAAATGCAAGGTACATTGAACTTAAAGGAGTATCTCTTCAATTGACTCTTAAtgagattaaacatttttttggaatagtttgTTTGATGTCCTGtctaaaatatcccaaaatcagAATGTACTGGGCAAAAACCACTAAAG
This window encodes:
- the LOC126736161 gene encoding uncharacterized protein LOC126736161, with protein sequence MGRAFLDFIEHLFFQLRSNSDICFQRESLSHVPLLREIKQNEPMDFKNYLRMDSATFGKLLSMVKNGLTKQHTAMREPISPEQRLTATLRFLATGRSYEDLKYSVGISAQALGYLIPETCAVIFEELKQEYLKFPTCKEDWRSIASGFESRWNFPNCAGALDGKHIQIVPPPRTGALYYNYKKFYSVILMALVKANCEFIYVDVGKQGRMSDSAAFEWTSFYKKLLTDVELVSLSKRKHGKASIEAKNNRDKYCEYFNHKGKLDWQDKMIEAGKA